The nucleotide window AGCTACCCGACATTCTCGGCACGCCGGATAAGAAGATCCGGCTCACGCCGCAGTACCTGCTGGATGACCTGCCCCGGCTGGCCGCGCGAATCGAGCGGCCGGCCGAACAATTGGTCCTGGTGAGCCGCAGGCACCTGCGCTCGAACAACTCGTGGCTGCACAACGTGCCGGCGCTGATGAAGGGCCCAGATCGCTGCACGTTGCTGATTCACCCTGACGACGCGGCCAGAAATGGCATCGCCGACAACGATACGGTCACGGTGAAATCGATGGCGGGCGAGATCCGGGTGCCGGTAGAGATCACCGAGGCGATCAGACCCGGTGTGGTCTCGATGCCGCACGGCTGGGGGCACGGCAAACCGGACACCCGCATGGCGGTAGCCAACAGTTCGCCCGGCGCCAACACCAACGTGCTGTCCCCACCGACGTTTGTCGACGAGCCATCCGGCAATGGTGTGCTCAACGGCATCCCGGTGATCGTCAGTTAGCGGGTCGCGCGTTGGCCTTTGGCCGTGGTGGTGGTTTGACTTCGACACCGCCGGACTCGTGCTCGGGACCCGCGACCGGGTGTGCGGGTGGCGGGACACGTTGCCGGAATGTGCTGGCCTCGCTGGAAGCCTGCGCCGCAGTTGGGTGGTCCTCGCGACGATACGGCCCGGGCTTGGGCCGAGGCTTCCCGCCGGGAAGTGCCAGCCGAAAGATGCTGCGGTGCACTGAAGCCCACTGTTTGAGGAACGGGCCGGAGTTGTAGGGCAACTTGTAGCGGTCGCAGACGTCCTTGACCTTCGGGGCGATTTCGGAGTACCTGCTGCTCGGCATGTCGGGGAACAGATGGTGTTCCACTTGGTATCCCAAGTTACCGCTGAGCACATGAAACAGCGGGCTGCCCGTAATGTTGGCCGCGCCGATCAACTGGCGCACGTACCAGCCGCCACGGGTCTCGCCGGCGACTTGCTCTTCGGTGAATGTGTAGGTCTGGTCCGGGAAGTGGCCGCAGAAGATGATGGCGTGTGCCCAGACGTTGCGGATGACATTGGCCAGGGCGTCGGCGGTGAGGGTGCGCAGGAAGGTGCTTTCCACGCCCGGCAGCATCCGGTCCAGATACCGGGCCACCGTCCCGACGCGCCCATTGCTGGCTATGTTGGCCAGCCGTCGTCCAATCCGCGACCGGGTCGGCTGGTTGATCCTGCCGCGCAGCGCCAGCTGGGCTAGCGCGAACGCGCCCGCACTGATCACCGGCCAGCCGATGTAGTCCTTCTGCAGTTGTGAGAGTGCTTTACCACGAACGCCTTTGAGGTCCTTTCGCACCTCTGACCACGATTTTTCGCCAGCTCGCACGGCGTCGAAGTCCATATCGTGAACGGCTACCCCCCACTCGAAGAGGACCATGAGTAACAGGTTGTAGATCGGTTGTGCCAGATAGGCGCGCCGCCACGGTTGGGCGGGATCGATCCGCATGATCTCGTAGCCGAGGTCCTTGTCCTTGCCAAGAATGTTGGTGTAGGTGTGATGGATGTAGTTGTGTGAGTGTTTCCAGGCTTCCGCGGTGGAAGCGGAATCCCAGTCCCAGACCGAGGAATGAATATCGGGATCATTCATCCAGTCCCACTGTCCGTGCATGACATTGTGGCCGATCTCCATGTTCTCCAGGATCTTGGCAATGCCCAGACACGTGGTGCCTAGCAGCCATGCGGTTTTGGAGCGTGAAGCCAGTAGCAGTACGCGTCCGGCCACCACGATCTGGCGCTGCGCCGAGATTACCGTCTTGATATAGCGTCGGTCCCGGTCCCCGAGGTCAGCGAACACCTCGTCGTGAATGGCATCGAATTCCTCGGCGAGCCTTTCCAAGTCTTGTTCGTTCAGCTGGTCCAACGGGCTCATCACGTGAGCGGCCGTAGAAGTCATGGTGTACCTTCCGATCACAGTTGGAGTTCGACGTCGCCTTCGGCGGTGTTGATGCAGATCCGCACGTCCTGCTCGGCGGGCTCGATTACCTCGCCAGAGCGGAGGTCTCGCAGTTTGCCGGTTTTCAAGGTCCCGACACAGGTATGGCAAATCCCGATCCGGCAGCCGTAAGCCAGGTTGATGCCCGCTTTCTCCCCGGCTTCCAAAATTGGCGTGTTGCCGTCGCACTCGACGGTCACGTCGCTGTCAAGGAAGGTCACGGTGCCGCCCGCGCCGGCACCCGCCTGACCGCCGATCTTCGGCTGGAACCGCTCGTAGTGCAGACGATCCGGGTCGCCGTTGTTCTCCCAATGCTCGATCAGGGCGTCGAGTAGCTTGCCCGGGCCGGAGCAGAATGCGTCGCGTTCATGCCAGTCCGGGCACAGATCGTCCAGGTCGGCAGCCGACATTCGGCCACGCTCGGAGGTGAGCCGCAAATCCAGCCGCATATTCTCGTGGCGTCGATCGAGGTCCTCGAGGGTGGACAAGAACATCACCTGCTCGCTGGTGCGGGCGGAGTGTATGAGCACGACGTCGCCCAATTCGCCGCGGTGGTCGAGGCTGCGCAGCATGCTGATGATCGGCGTAATACCGCTGCCTGCACTGACAAACAGCAGTTTGGTCGGCAGCGCCTCGGGCAGTGTGAATACGCCCTCGACCTCACCAAGGCGTACTAGGCCCCCCGGCTGAATTTCGTGCACCAGATGCGGCGAGACGACACCGCCGTCGACTCGTTTGGGGGTGACGCTGATCAGGCCGTCATCGGGTTGAGGGTCGGATGTGAGTGAATACGCCCGCCAGTGGTAGCGGCCATCGATGATGACTCCCAGCCGTACGTACTGACCCGGCTTGTGACCGGGCCATTCGTAGCCCGGACGAATCAGGACGCTGGCCGCTTCCGAACCCTGCGGTTCGATGCGCTCGACCTTTCCGCGCAGCTCCTTGGTCGTCCAAAGCGGGTTGATCATCTCGAGGTAGTCGTCGGGCTGTAACGGGCTGAACAGTCGACGCACGGCTCTGAGGAACAAGCGCCGGCCGCGTGGAACCTGTGGTTGCGCACCGCGTTCGGCCATTCCAACATAGTACACAGATGTTTACTAAAAGTAAACCGATGTTCCATTAAATTACGAGTATAAGCCGACTAATGGCGCTGCACACTGGGGGTTATAGTTGGATGAACGTTCGTTCACTGTAGCCTCTGCTCAACGCTCGGACTTCGGACCACGAAGTCGTCTTCTGTGCACCTCGAAACGTCGGCCCCGGCTACCGGATGCCCGATATCTGCGCTGGTCAAACACCAGTAGTGGCGCGGGTCCGGCGTGGGAGCCGCCATGGTCTCAAGACGAGGGTCCTTCGGAACCGTTTGTGCGGATTAGCGATTCGCGCGCGTGATGTCGAGTTATGTTGGGCATCAACGCTATACGTGCTCCACCGACAACCCAGCTGGAAACTATTGGCAACAGGGGAATGCATACCATTGTTCGGCCGGCGTACGGCAGGTTTGATTACCTCCGGCGAGGGTATTCGGTAGCTCTAACCAAGGAGTTGTTCGCAATGGTCGCCGCTTGGAGTCCGCATCGCGCATCTCCTGGCTGCGTGCGACGCCGCATTCATCGCCGCCGCAGCGCGCAATCGATTGCGATCTCGGTGGCCTCGCGATTGATCGTCAAGAACACCGTGCGAGCCTGGGCCATGCAGCCGAATCTGAGCTGGCCATTTGACTACGTCGATGTGCTGGCCGGTGTCCTGCCATTTTCGCGATCGGCGGCCGCAGTCGAACCGGTCAGTCTCAAACACTGTGCAGCCGAATGGATTTGCGCTCCAGGCATCTCCGCGAGGCGAGCAATCCTCTACCTCCATGGCGGGGCCTTCCTTACCTGTGGGCTGAATACGCACCGCTCTCTGGCTATCCGATTGTCGGCGGCGGCGGATGCGCGCGTGCTCAACATTGGATACCGAAAACTACCGTCGCACCAGCTGAGTGATGCGATCGATGACGGATTGAGCGGCCTTAGATGGCTGCACGATCGGGGCTTCGATGGCGACCAGGTTGTCGTCGCGGGTGACTCGGCAGGCGGGTACTTGGCATTCATGACCACGCTCGCGGCCCTTGGCAGTCACATCGACAAACCCGCCGGGGTCGCCACCGTGTCACCCTTCACCGACACAGATCCGACTCGCAAGCTCGGTCAACGCAACGTGCGCGGGTGCTCGATGTTCACCGGCAGAGCCCTGTCGATGTTTGTGCAATATCTGGGCGAGGCTCGGCTAGGAGATTGTCCGAGCAGCGTTGCATCACCGGCGGACGCCGATCTATCCGCCATGCCGCCGGTGACCATCCACGCCAGTTCAGATGAACTGTTACTCGCAGACGCCGAGCTCATGGCGAAACGTCTCAATGCCACTGGAATCCGTTGTGATCTGCACCTGTGGAATGGCCAAATCCACGATTTCCCGCTGGCGGCCGACGTCTTGCCCGAGGGCCGACGGGCCATCCGATACATCGGCGATTTCGTCAAAGAGGTCACTGACGCCCCCCACAGGCACCTTGCGCCAACGGCGGGGTAACGCAGATAGCACTCACATTGCTGGGTGAACCCGCTAGGGCGCACGCCTATCGGCCCGTCGTGCGGCAAGGTGGCCTGTGCTGGGCCGCTCAGCCGATACACCCCTCCTGATGGTTTTGACCTGGTATAACGGCCTCACTTTCGACCTGTCAGCCGGTGGCGAGCTACGATGCCGCCATGCCGCTCGCCGAAGGTTCGACGTTCGCCGGCTACACCGTTGTGCGACAGCTGGGCTCCGGCGGGATGGGCGAGGTCTATCTGGTCCAACACCCCAGACTGCCTCGGCAGGATGCGCTCAAAGTCCTCCGTCCGGAGGTGTCCGCGGACACCGAGTACCGGCAGCGCTTCCACCGGGAAGCCGACGCAGCGGCCTCGCTTTGGCATCCGCATATCCTCGCTGTGCACGACCGTGGCGAAACCGACGGTCAGTTGTGGATCGACATGGACTACGTCGATGGCACCGACGCGGTTACCTTGCTGCGCGATCGGTATCCCAACGGAATGCCCGGCCCAGAGGTCAGCGAGATCGTCACCGCGGTGGCCGAGGCGCTGGACTACGCCCACGAACACAAGCTGTTGCACCGCGATGTCAAGCCAGCCAACATTCTCATTGCCAAGGCTGGCGCTGCAGACCGGCGAATCATGTTGGCCGACTTCGGCATCGCAGGCTGGCTTGGCGAAGCGAGCGGATTGACGGCGACCAACATGACGGTGGGCACCGTGTCCTACGCGCCTCCCGAGCAGCTGATGGGCAGGGATCTGGACGGGCGCGCCGACCAGTACGCCCTGGCCGCGACGGCATTTCAACTGCTGACCGGCACCCCGCCGTTCGAGCACTCCAACCCCGCGGTGGTGATCAGCCAGCACCTCAGCGCCGCACCTCCGGCGATCGGCCAACGACTTCCCGCCCTGGCGGAGCTGGACCCGGTTTTTGCCAAGGCGCTGGCCAAGGATCCCAAGGACCGTTACCAGCGGTGCATCGACTTCGCGCGAGCCCTTAGTCATCGGCTGGGCGGATCTGGCGATCCCGAGGACACCCGCGTGTCCCAGCCGGTCGCGGTGGCCGAGCCGCCAGCCAAACGGTCGTTGGCACGCCCCTCGGTCATCATCCCTGCGGTGCTGGCGGTGCTGCTGATCATCGCGGTCGCAGTGGCGCTGCGGGAGTACCAGCGCGCCGACGATGAGAGTGTGGCCACCCCGGCGCCGAGGACCTCCAGCATGCCCTCGACCACCTCGGCGGCCGCGGCAACCCCATCCACGACGTCATCCACGACGGCACCCACAACGGCGTCGACGACTTCGGCTGCGGTGACCACGGCTTCACCGGCACCTGCGCCGGTGGTGGTTATCGGGGCGATGTGTTCTCAGCTGGGCAGCACCGGCACCACGAAGACGGGTGCAACTGCCTACTGTGCGACGCTGCAGGGCACCAATACGAGTATCTGGTCACTCACCGAGGGCACGGTGGCCAGCCCGACCGGCACGGCGTCGGTCGATCCGACCGAGACGCCACTACCGATCGGGCAAGAATCACCGATACGCATCTGCATGGAGCAGACAGGTCAGTCCCGCCGTATATGCCGCGACGAAATTCGCCGCAGCAACGGCTGGCCGTGATGGCGGTGGCTACACGCACCCGCTAACGCTGACCCGACGACCGACATTGGCGCAGACGTTGATGTTGGGAGGTGGCGGGGGAGGCGGGTAGTCCTCCGGCAGTGGTGCGTATTCGGCCGGGGGCGGCGCATAGGGGGCGAGCGCATCGGCGACGTTGGCGCAACCGCTAACCGAAACCCGCCGGCCGGCGTTGACGCACACATCCGCTAGCGCCACGCCGGACGGCGCCACGATGGCGAAAAGTTCAGGGATACCGGTCAACGTCAGGGCCGCCAGCGCCACGGTGGCCGATGACCTCTTCCAGGTACTCATCGAGATTCTCCTTTGCCAATGCCCGCCCGCACGCTGCTCACTCTAGTGACCCCGGCGGCGGATTCGGCGAGTTCGAGCAAGAACGGAATCCCGGGGCAGCTTACCGATAGTTGGTAATTGGTTGCGCTCAACTTGGCGAGCAGTTCTCGGGGGCCCTGCGGCACAGAGAAAGTCGTGAATTTCTGCAGTAATCGATCGGTGAATATGGCGAAGCAGTAGATTTTCGGACGCACCCGTCAGCCATGTGCTGCGGGAACCGACCAGCGCAATGTTAACTTGCGGGAAAATGTTGCCCGCTGACGGAGGAAGGCGAGGTCCCGCAGGTACGTTTATGGGCCGGGTTGACACAGGAGCAGCTATGACCGACACGATCGTCCAGACTTTCCACCCGCTGGACCCGCTCGCCGAGAACGAGTTCAAGCAGGCGGTCGCCATCCTGCGCCGTGACCGGGGTGTCGACGGGCGCTGGCGATTCGCCTCAATGGAACTCGAGGAGCCAAGCAAGCCGGAGCTCGTTGCCTTTGACCATAGCGGTACGGTGCCGGAGCGCCGGGCGGTCATCGTGTGCTTCAACCGCGACTCGAATAGCACATATAAGGCCAGTGTTTCACTGACCGAGGACAAGGTGCTGTCGTGGGTTTGCCTGCCAGGTGTGCAGGCGAACATCACCCACGATGAATGGCTCGAGGCGGGCGCAGTGCTGCGGAGCCATCCAGATGTTGTCCAGGCTCTGCACCGACGCGGCATCACCGATTTGGAAAACATGCTCGTCGACGTTTGGGCTTACGGAGACGCCGTGATTCCAGTGCAGTATCGCGGCCGACGGCTGGCGTGGTCAGACAGCTGGCTGACCACCCCGGGTGGCGCAAATCTGTATGCCCAACACATCAAGGGATTCCATTGCGTCATCGACTTGAACACCATGGAGCTGCTAGAGATCGAGCAGGGAAATCCGCTCGAGTTCCCGGCCGTCATGGCCGAGTACATTCCGCGGCATATTCCCGAGCGGCTGCGCGATTCCAGCGCCCGGGGCGCACTGCGGCCGTTGCAGATTAGCCAACCGGAGGGCCCGTCGTTCACATTGCGCGGAAACCATCTGGAATGGCAAAACTGGTCGCTGCGTGTCGGTTTCAACTATCGCGAGGGGATGACGCTGCACAAGGTCGCCTACAACGATCATGGTCGAGTCCGTCCAATCGCTCACCGGATTTCGTTCGCCGAGATGACGGTGCCCTACCGCGATCATTGCGCTGATCACTATCGGCGCACCGCGTTCGATATCGGCGAATGGGGACTCGGATTCATGACGACTTCGCTGGAGCTGGGTTGCGATTGTCTGGGTGAAATCCGGTATCTCGATGCGGTCCTGCACAACAGCAAGGGGGAGCCGCACACGATTAAGAACGCGATCTGCATCCATGAAGAAGATAACGCGGTGCTATGGAAGCACGTTGCCTACGACGGCAGCGCCGAGGTGCGGCGGATGCGCCGATTGACCATTTCCTTCCACGTGACCGTGGCCAACTACGAGTACTTGGTCTACTGGCGGTTCTATCAGGACGGCAACATCGAATGTGAAATTCGTGCAACCGGATTGATGGTGACCACTGCCGTCACCGACGGAGAGCCTCATCCACACGGCACCTTGGTGGACGAGCGGACCTACGCCCCGTATCACCAACATTTTCTGACCGCACGGCTGGATCTGGATATCGACGGCACCCACAACACCGTGTATGTCAGTGAGACCGAGGTAGTACCCACCGGGCCAAACAACCCGTACGGATTATCGTTGCGGCAGAAAAACATCCCGCTGCGTACCGAGGAAGACGGCAAGCAGGACTACAACTGGGAGACCCAACGTGCCTGGCGGGTGGTAAACGAGAATGTCACCAATGGGCTGGGCACGCACCCGTCCTACAAGCTCGTACCGGGTGCGGCCATCCCGGCGATGTTTGATCCCAGCTCGCCCGTGCTGCGCCGCGCCGAGGTCATCAGCCACACCGTTTGGGTAACCCCGAATCATCCCGGCGAGCGCTGGCCAGCAGGAGAATTCGTGAATCAAAGTGGTCCGGGACTGGGGTTGCCCGAGTGGACGGCGGCGAACCGGTCGATAGAGAACACCGACGTTGTGGTTTGGTACACGTTCGGCATCCACCACGTAACCAGGCCGGAGGACTGGCCGGTGATGCCGGTAGACACCGCGTCGTTCTGGCTCAAGCCCGTTGGGTTTTTTGACCGCAATCCCGCTTTGGATGTCGCACCGACGGCATCGGAAATGTGTCATGGCGCGGGCGGTCGTTGACGTGCCGCAGCAGCCGTTGAGCCGCTGCGCCCGTACGCGCATCAGCGATCGAGTCAACGCCTCATGACCGGCACGCCAGCGGCGCAGATTTTCGCACGCGGTCCCAAAGGAAACAGGTTCAAGGCGCAACCCCTGGTGCCGCACCGCGACGACACCGCGTCTGACGGTGTGCTGTCCAAGGGGTTGGCCAGCGGTGCGGTTGGCACGGTTTCTGGTGCAATCCTCGGCATCGCGTGCGTGGCACCCGGATACACGTTGACGGCCAGCGTCGGTCTGATCGTTGCCGCGGTCGGGCTCAAGATGCCAGCGATATTTGTGTTCGGGTTCATCCCGATGTTTTTGACCGCGTTCGCCTATCGCGAGCTCAACGCCGACTCGCCAGATTGTGGCGCGTCCTTCACCTGGTCCACCAAGGCTTTCGGACCGTACGTGGGGTGGATGTGCGGCTGGGGCATGGTGATTGCGACGGTCATAGTGCTGTCAAACCTGGCTGCGGTCGCGGTGCAATTTTTCTATCTGCTGCTCGCCGGCATGTTCGACAGCCCCGGAATCGCCGCACTGGGCGCAAACCGGTGGGTCGATATTGCGTCCACCTTGGTGTTTATTGCCGGGGCCACGTGGGTTTCGAGTCGAGGCATTCAAACCAGCGAGCGGGTGCAGGGCCTCCTGGTGTGTTTTCAGATGACGGTGATTTTGGGCTTCGGTGTGGCAGCCATTGTCGGGGCAATCCGGGGACACGGCCCGGCCAATCTGAGCTTCAACCTCGGTTGGTTCGACCCGTTCAGCGGGCTTGCCATGGGTGCATTTGTGATCGGGGTGACTGGCTCGATTTTCTCGTTCTGGGGCTGGGACACCTGCCTGACCCTGGGCGAGGAATGCACCGACCCAAAGAAAGTTCCCGGCCGCGCCGGCGTGCTGTGTGTGGTCAGCATTCTGCTCACTTACCTGCTAGTGAGCGTGGCGATGATGATGTATGCCGGCGTTGGTTCGGAGGGGCCCGGGTTGGGCAATCCGGACAACTCGGAAAACGTGTTCGGTGCGCTCGCGCGACCGGTGCTCGGCCCATGGGGTAGCCAGCTGTTGTTCGTGGGGATCCTGGCATCGACGCTGTCGAGTCTGCAGACGACATTCCTCCCGGCATCGCGGTGCATGCTCGCGATGGGCGCGTATCGGGCGTTTCCCCAGCGGTTCTCGGCGGTGAGCCCGCGCTTTCAGGTGCCACTCTTCAGCACCATCGCGGCGGCAGTGGCCTCCGGTGCCTTTTACACCCTTGCACGGTTGCTGTCCGAGCGAACTTTGTTGGACACCATCGCGGCCCTCGGCATGCTGGTCTGTTGGTACTACGGCATTACCGCCTTCGCCTGCATGTGGTACTTCCGCAAGGAACTCTTCAGGTCCCTGCGCAACGTGGCCTTCAAGTTCGTGTGCCCGCTGCTCGGCGGGATGATGCTGCTACTCGTCTTTGCGGTCTCGGTCCACGAGAGCATGGACCCGCGGCACGGCAGCGGCGCGTCGATCGCGGGTGTCGGGCTAGTCTTCTACCTTGGCTTCGGCATCTTGTTGCTCGGCGTGGTGCTGATGGTCGTCATGCGAGTTCGCCAACCCGGTTTCTTCTTGGGTCACACGCTGACGCCGTCAACCCCGGCCCTCACCGACGACGCCGCCGTCGCCACCGCTAGCCAGCCGGACGCCGGTCCGGACGAACATCGCTGAGCACTACTCGTAGAACGGGACACCATGGCCGAAAAGAAGGTCTTTCACAACATCATTGCCGGCGAAATCCAGGCAAAGCCGGACGGAAACACGATGGACATCGTCAATCCGTCCACGGGCGAAGTGTATGCATCGGCGCCGAACTCCTCCGGCAGGGATGTTGATGATGCGTTCGTCGCGGCGGCCAAGGCGTTCGAGTCGTGGCGTTGGTCGACCCCGAGCGAGCGGCAGCGCGCGCTGCTGCGGCTCGCCGACCTCATCGAGGAAAACGCCGAAGAACTCGTCGCGATCGAGTGCGAGAACACGGGCAAACCAATCTCCTTGACCAGGTCGGAGGAGATTCCGCCGATGGTCGACCAGATCCGCTTTTTCGCCGGGGCGGCGCGGGTTTTGGAAGGCCGCGCGCAAGGCGAGTACATGCGGGGCTACACCTCGTCGATACGGCGGGAGCCGGTCGGCCCCGTCGCGCAGGTAGCACCCTGGAATTACCCAATGATGATGGCGGTGTGGAAATTTGCCCCGGCGCTGGCTGCTGGCTGCACCGTGGTGCTCAAGCCGTCGGACACCACGCCCGCGTCGTCGTACTGGATGGTGGAGAAGATGCAGCAGATCTTCCCGCCCGGGGTGTGCAATCTGGTCTGCGGCGACCGCGACACCGGCGCTGCGCTCGTCGCACATCGGGTGCCGCAGCTGGTGTCCATCACCGGCTCCACCCGGGCCGGCATGGCGGTCGCCGCCAGCGCGGCCAATGATCTCAAGCGTGCGCATCTCGAATTGGGAGGCAAGGCGCCGGTAGTCATCTTCAACGATGCCGACATTGCAGCAGCCGTTGAGGGGCTTACCGCAGCAGGCTATTTCAACGCAGGTCAGGACTGCACGGCGGCCACCCGGCTGATTATCCAGGATGGCATCTACGACGAGTTCCTTTCGGCCATGGCCGAATCCGTGGCCAACACCCGGACCGGCTATGACCCGGCGGATGAGGACATTCTGTTTGGACCCATTAACAACGGCACCCAGATGAGCCATATCGATGGCCTGGTGTCCCGCGCGCCGGCGCATGCCCGAATTCTGGCTGGCGGCAAGCGCAAAGACTGTGCGGGCTTTTTCTACGAGCCGACGTTGATTGTCGATTTAGAACAAGACGACGAATTGATCCAGACCGAGATCTTCGGCCCGGTGGTGACCGCGCAGCGATTCGGCGATGAGCAACAAGCCCTGGCTTTTGCCAATGGGACCGAATACGGTCTCGCGTCCTCGGTATGGACCAAAAACGTCGACACCGCCGCGCGGATGGGAGCACAGCTGGACTTCGGCTGCGTATGGATCAACACGCACATTCCGCTGGTTGCCGAAATGCCACATGGCGGGTTCAAACACTCTGGCTACGGCAAGGACCTGTCCATGTACGGGCTGGAGGACTACACCCGAATCAAGCACGTGATGCACTATCACGGATTCGAGGGCTAGCCGAGCGACGCAACGGCGCCGAGATCGACGTTTTGCCGGCCAGCGCTCCCCGAACTTTCGCGGCAAGACCTCGATCTCGGAGTAATGGCCACGCGGTGGTGTGACTGGCCCCGGGTCAGGCCCGGCGCACCGGCGGGGGAGACCAGCGACCGCCAATTGCCTCGGGCCTCGGTGCATACAGCCGCATGGTCACACCGAGTGGCCCCAACGGCGTGGGAAGCCAATTGGACTCACGCTCCGGCCCGGGGTTCTGGTGCTGAAGATGGATATCGAGTGAGCCGTCCGGGTTATAGCGCAGCGGGTCGCGGTCGCCGATCGCAAACCGGTCGAGCTCGTTGGCTACCTGAAACCCTTCGGCGTCATACATGGTGATGGACCAAAAGGCTTCGGCGGGAGGCAGTTTGTCCGCGTCGAAGTGGATGACGTAATCGCGTTCGCCGGTCACCGGACTGCCGTCGGCGTCGGCGCCAAGAAGCGGATAGACGGCATCTTCGGGTGGGTTGGCACCCAGACCGATGAGGGTCACCACGGCCCGCCGCAAGTAGTTGTTGCCGTATACGCCCATGCTTTCGGCCAGGGTGATCCAGCCATTGACACTGGCGCCCAGCGTCGGAGCCACCGCCATCATGGTGTTGAGCGCGTCGGTTTTGCCCTGTTCTACAGCTGCCGCCTCAGCGGCGCTGAACCGGCTTGCATCAAACGGCTGGCCGGGCACGATTCCCAGGTGGGCCAGCCGGGCCAGCACGGAGAAATCGGTCGGATGAGGTGGATTGACGCGCAACAGATCGGCCGCGTAGGACAAGAATTCCAGCGCGGACATTCCGTTGACGATCTTCGACGGCTCGGCGGTCGTGTCGTGGTGGGGTGCAGCTGGTCCATCGGCGGACCCGGATCGGGTGGCGAGTTCGGTGATGCGATAGCCGTCTTGAACCCGGTGCACTGCAGGGTAATCGGCCGGCCCGTTGGTCTGTGTCCGGCCGATGATCCACACGTAGGGCGTGGGGGCGGCGACGACCGTCGTTCCCGCAGAGTGTTCGCCGGAATAGCCGGGACCGGCGATCACCAGATCCAACGGGCCGGTCCCGCTGGTTCGCTTGCCCGGATTGGCAAAGACATCGGTCCACATGTCCAGCATTGGCAGCATGTAATAGCGGTCGTCGGTATCGGCCGCTTGTAGACGAACGGGGCCGTCGCGCAGGTCCAACCAGGCCAGGGAATACAGCGTGTCGAAGTTCGGCCGCACCACCGCGCGGAAATCAGCCGATGGAAACGTGCGCATGTGGGAGAAGCGGTTCGGCGGGCCAACCCCGGGCCTGGCGTCGGGTACCGGGCTAAGCGCCTGCAACCGAGTCACGTCCATCGTGACCAGCGGGTAGAAGTAGATGAACGCTTCGTTGCTCAGGGTGCGCAGGTCATCCGACAGGGTGCTCACGAAAGGCTCCTTCGGCAGATTTCTTCCAGCGAATTGAACGATAGCCGGACGATGTAACGGATCAGCGAAGTCCAACCGGGCATGGGCGTGCACACATGGGCGTCCTGTTCTGCAGCGGACGCTGGTGCCGTTACAGTTGGTCCCGATGACCCAAACAGCCGCCCCGCCGGTGCTGACCGTGCGATACAACGGAGCGGAGCGCACCTTCGCAGCGGGACACGATGTCGTGATCGGCCGTGATCTGCGGGCCGATGTCCGTGTCGCAGACCCGCTGATCTCCCGGGTGCACCTGCTGTTGCGCTACGACCAGGGCCGATGGATTGCCATTGATAACGGCAGCCTCAACGGCCTGTATGTGCACAACCGGCGCGTGCCGGTCGTCGACATCCAAGAT belongs to Mycobacterium basiliense and includes:
- a CDS encoding fatty acid desaturase family protein, which translates into the protein MTSTAAHVMSPLDQLNEQDLERLAEEFDAIHDEVFADLGDRDRRYIKTVISAQRQIVVAGRVLLLASRSKTAWLLGTTCLGIAKILENMEIGHNVMHGQWDWMNDPDIHSSVWDWDSASTAEAWKHSHNYIHHTYTNILGKDKDLGYEIMRIDPAQPWRRAYLAQPIYNLLLMVLFEWGVAVHDMDFDAVRAGEKSWSEVRKDLKGVRGKALSQLQKDYIGWPVISAGAFALAQLALRGRINQPTRSRIGRRLANIASNGRVGTVARYLDRMLPGVESTFLRTLTADALANVIRNVWAHAIIFCGHFPDQTYTFTEEQVAGETRGGWYVRQLIGAANITGSPLFHVLSGNLGYQVEHHLFPDMPSSRYSEIAPKVKDVCDRYKLPYNSGPFLKQWASVHRSIFRLALPGGKPRPKPGPYRREDHPTAAQASSEASTFRQRVPPPAHPVAGPEHESGGVEVKPPPRPKANARPAN
- a CDS encoding ferredoxin reductase, producing MAERGAQPQVPRGRRLFLRAVRRLFSPLQPDDYLEMINPLWTTKELRGKVERIEPQGSEAASVLIRPGYEWPGHKPGQYVRLGVIIDGRYHWRAYSLTSDPQPDDGLISVTPKRVDGGVVSPHLVHEIQPGGLVRLGEVEGVFTLPEALPTKLLFVSAGSGITPIISMLRSLDHRGELGDVVLIHSARTSEQVMFLSTLEDLDRRHENMRLDLRLTSERGRMSAADLDDLCPDWHERDAFCSGPGKLLDALIEHWENNGDPDRLHYERFQPKIGGQAGAGAGGTVTFLDSDVTVECDGNTPILEAGEKAGINLAYGCRIGICHTCVGTLKTGKLRDLRSGEVIEPAEQDVRICINTAEGDVELQL
- a CDS encoding alpha/beta hydrolase; this translates as MVAAWSPHRASPGCVRRRIHRRRSAQSIAISVASRLIVKNTVRAWAMQPNLSWPFDYVDVLAGVLPFSRSAAAVEPVSLKHCAAEWICAPGISARRAILYLHGGAFLTCGLNTHRSLAIRLSAAADARVLNIGYRKLPSHQLSDAIDDGLSGLRWLHDRGFDGDQVVVAGDSAGGYLAFMTTLAALGSHIDKPAGVATVSPFTDTDPTRKLGQRNVRGCSMFTGRALSMFVQYLGEARLGDCPSSVASPADADLSAMPPVTIHASSDELLLADAELMAKRLNATGIRCDLHLWNGQIHDFPLAADVLPEGRRAIRYIGDFVKEVTDAPHRHLAPTAG
- a CDS encoding serine/threonine-protein kinase; protein product: MPLAEGSTFAGYTVVRQLGSGGMGEVYLVQHPRLPRQDALKVLRPEVSADTEYRQRFHREADAAASLWHPHILAVHDRGETDGQLWIDMDYVDGTDAVTLLRDRYPNGMPGPEVSEIVTAVAEALDYAHEHKLLHRDVKPANILIAKAGAADRRIMLADFGIAGWLGEASGLTATNMTVGTVSYAPPEQLMGRDLDGRADQYALAATAFQLLTGTPPFEHSNPAVVISQHLSAAPPAIGQRLPALAELDPVFAKALAKDPKDRYQRCIDFARALSHRLGGSGDPEDTRVSQPVAVAEPPAKRSLARPSVIIPAVLAVLLIIAVAVALREYQRADDESVATPAPRTSSMPSTTSAAAATPSTTSSTTAPTTASTTSAAVTTASPAPAPVVVIGAMCSQLGSTGTTKTGATAYCATLQGTNTSIWSLTEGTVASPTGTASVDPTETPLPIGQESPIRICMEQTGQSRRICRDEIRRSNGWP